One window from the genome of Elaeis guineensis isolate ETL-2024a chromosome 5, EG11, whole genome shotgun sequence encodes:
- the LOC105045187 gene encoding caffeoylshikimate esterase isoform X2, which yields MSLGWLSFLMEVEYQEEFIRNSRGVQLFTCRWLPSSSSPKALVFLCHGYGMECSEFMKRVGTGLAGAGYAVYGMDYEGHGKSDGRRCYIRKFGNVVADCDRFFKSICVKEDYINKSRFLYGESMGGAVALLLHKRDPTFWDGAVLVAPMCKISEEMKPSPLVVNILTQVEDIIPTWKIVPTKQIVDTAFRDPVKREEIRHNKLIYQDKPRLKTALELLRTSMELEDSLSKVSLPFLVLHGEADTVTDPEVSRALYERASSVDKTITLYAGMWHGLTSGEPDDNVEKVFSDVITWLDHRAHERPGRSPSIRNITCVDASPSPKVKRWPSGATAERRPSGGFCFGWKGRTEPHSAL from the exons ATGTCCTTGGGGTGGCTGAGCTTTCTCATGGAGGTGGAGTATCAAGAG GAGTTTATTAGGAATTCAAGAGGGGTGCAGCTCTTTACTTGCAGATGGTTGCCATCTTCTTCATCACCAAAAGCCCTTGTCTTCCTTTGCCATG GGTATGGCATGGAGTGCAGTGAATTCATGAAA AGGGTTGGGACGGGGCTCGCGGGCGCGGGATACGCGGTGTACGGCATGGATTACGAGGGACACGGGAAGTCGGACGGGAGGCGCTGCTACATCAGGAAGTTCGGCAATGTGGTCGCCGACTGCGATCGCTTCTTCAAGTCCATTTGCG TGAAGGAGGACTACATAAATAAGAGCCGGTTCCTCTACGGGGAGTCGATGGGAGGCGCCGTGGCTCTCCTGCTTCACAAAAGGGATCCCACATTCTGGGATGGTGCAGTCCTCGTAGCGCCGATGTGCAAG ATCTCGGAGGAAATGAAGCCGAGTCCCCTGGTGGTGAACATCCTAACCCAGGTAGAGGATATCATACCCACCTGGAAGATAGTTCCCACCAAGCAAATCGTGGACACCGCCTTCAGAGACCCCGTCAAACGCGAAGAG ATCCGGCACAACAAGCTGATATACCAGGACAAGCCCCGGCTCAAGACAGCGTTGGAGTTGCTTAGGACCAGCATGGAACTTGAGGACAGCTTGTCCAAG GTGAGTCTTCCCTTCTTGGTGCTTCATGGGGAGGCGGACACGGTGACCGACCCAGAGGTGAGCCGAGCGCTTTACGAGCGGGCCAGCAGCGTCGACAAGACCATCACGCTCTACGCCGGGATGTGGCATGGCCTCACTTCCGGGGAGCCCGACGATAACGTGGAGAAAGTCTTCTCGGACGTCATCACTTGGCTCGACCACCGAGCCCATGAAAGGCCCGGGAGGTCGCCCTCCATCAGGAACATCACCTGCGTCGACGCCAGCCCGTCGCCCAAGGTCAAGAGGTGGCCTAGTGGTGCCACCGCCGAGCGGCGGCCTAGTGGGGGATTTTGCTTTGGGTGGAAAGGGCGGACGGAGCCCCACTCGGCTCTGTAA
- the LOC105045187 gene encoding caffeoylshikimate esterase isoform X1, whose protein sequence is MDYEGHGKSDGRRCYIRKFGNVVADCDRFFKSICVKEDYINKSRFLYGESMGGAVALLLHKRDPTFWDGAVLVAPMCKISEEMKPSPLVVNILTQVEDIIPTWKIVPTKQIVDTAFRDPVKREEGVLQIRHNKLIYQDKPRLKTALELLRTSMELEDSLSKVSLPFLVLHGEADTVTDPEVSRALYERASSVDKTITLYAGMWHGLTSGEPDDNVEKVFSDVITWLDHRAHERPGRSPSIRNITCVDASPSPKVKRWPSGATAERRPSGGFCFGWKGRTEPHSAL, encoded by the exons ATGGATTACGAGGGACACGGGAAGTCGGACGGGAGGCGCTGCTACATCAGGAAGTTCGGCAATGTGGTCGCCGACTGCGATCGCTTCTTCAAGTCCATTTGCG TGAAGGAGGACTACATAAATAAGAGCCGGTTCCTCTACGGGGAGTCGATGGGAGGCGCCGTGGCTCTCCTGCTTCACAAAAGGGATCCCACATTCTGGGATGGTGCAGTCCTCGTAGCGCCGATGTGCAAG ATCTCGGAGGAAATGAAGCCGAGTCCCCTGGTGGTGAACATCCTAACCCAGGTAGAGGATATCATACCCACCTGGAAGATAGTTCCCACCAAGCAAATCGTGGACACCGCCTTCAGAGACCCCGTCAAACGCGAAGAG GGCGTGCTGCAGATCCGGCACAACAAGCTGATATACCAGGACAAGCCCCGGCTCAAGACAGCGTTGGAGTTGCTTAGGACCAGCATGGAACTTGAGGACAGCTTGTCCAAG GTGAGTCTTCCCTTCTTGGTGCTTCATGGGGAGGCGGACACGGTGACCGACCCAGAGGTGAGCCGAGCGCTTTACGAGCGGGCCAGCAGCGTCGACAAGACCATCACGCTCTACGCCGGGATGTGGCATGGCCTCACTTCCGGGGAGCCCGACGATAACGTGGAGAAAGTCTTCTCGGACGTCATCACTTGGCTCGACCACCGAGCCCATGAAAGGCCCGGGAGGTCGCCCTCCATCAGGAACATCACCTGCGTCGACGCCAGCCCGTCGCCCAAGGTCAAGAGGTGGCCTAGTGGTGCCACCGCCGAGCGGCGGCCTAGTGGGGGATTTTGCTTTGGGTGGAAAGGGCGGACGGAGCCCCACTCGGCTCTGTAA
- the LOC105045186 gene encoding LOW QUALITY PROTEIN: UDP-glucuronic acid decarboxylase 2 (The sequence of the model RefSeq protein was modified relative to this genomic sequence to represent the inferred CDS: inserted 1 base in 1 codon) encodes MGSELIYRGHDHQPQEGAGGYSPKPLKQWWWISRPLRYLLREQRLLFVLVGMALATLVVFLLPRASPAAGSAIGAHLMVDLARRSTAAVGGGGHYXHRTALPARGFVGGKVPLGLKRKGLRIVVTGGAGFVGSHLVDRLIARGDSVIVVDNFFTGRKENVMHHFGNPNFELIRHDVVEPLLLEVDQIYHLACPASPVHYKFNPVKTIKTNVVGTLNMLGLAKRVGARFLLTSTSEVYGDPLQHPQVETYWGNVNPIGVRSCYDEGKRTAETLTMDYHRGAQVEVRIARIFNTYGPRMCIDDGRVVSNFVAQALRKEPMTVYGDGKQTRSFQYVSDLVEGLMRLMEGEHVGPFNLGNPGEFTMLELAKVVQETIDPNARIEFRPNTEDDPHKRKPDINRAKEQLGWEPKIALRQGLPLMVSDFRKRIFGDHTGSDATTTGTGTA; translated from the exons ATGGGCTCGGAGCTTATCTATCGAGGCCATGATCACCAGCCCCAGGAGGGCGCCGGCGGGTACTCGCCGAAGCCCCTGAAGCAGTGGTGGTGGATCTCGAGGCCACTCCGCTACCTCCTCCGCGAGCAAAGGCTCCTCTTTGTGCTCGTCGGAATGGCCCTAGCCACCCTCGTCGTCTTCCTTCTACCCCGGGCTTCACCGGCCGCGGGATCCGCCATCGGAGCCCACCTCATGGTCGACCTTGCCCGTCGCTCCACCGCCGCCGTCGGCGGCGGAGGGCACT AGCACCGGACGGCGCTCCCGGCGAGAGGATTTGTCGGGGGGAAGGTGCCGCTGGGGCTGAAGCGGAAGGGTCTGAGGATCGTGGTGACCGGCGGTGCGGGATTCGTCGGGAGTCATCTCGTGGACCGTCTGATTGCTCGCGGGGACAGCGTAATCGTGGTGGATAACTTCTTCACCGGGAGGAAGGAGAATGTGATGCACCACTTCGGAAACCCTAACTTCGAGCTCATCCGCCATGATGTCGTGGAGCCGCTCCTCCTCGAGGTCGACCAGATCTACCACCTCGCCTGCCCGGCTTCTCCCGTCCACTACAAGTTCAATCCCGTCAAGACTATCA AGACCAACGTAGTCGGAACTCTCAACATGCTCGGCCTCGCCAAGAGGGTCGGCGCCCGTTTCCTTCTCACCAGCACCAGCGAAGTCTATGGCGACCCTCTCCAACACCCCCAGGTTGAGACCTATTGGGGCAATGTCAATCCCATtg GTGTTCGGAGCTGCTACGACGAGGGCAAGCGTACGGCCGAGACTTTGACCATGGACTACCATCGCGGTGCCCAAGTTGAG GTGAGGATTGCTCGGATCTTTAACACATACGGGCCTCGCATGTGCATCGACGATGGCCGAGTCGTCAGCAACTTCGTGGCCCAG GCGCTGAGGAAGGAGCCAATGACGGTATACGGGGATGGGAAGCAAACCAGAAGTTTCCAGTACGTCTCAGATCTG GTCGAGGGGTTGATGAGGTTGATGGAAGGGGAGCACGTTGGGCCTTTCAACCTTGGGAATCCTGGTGAATTCACAATGCTCGAGCTCGCCAAGGTGGTGCAAGAGACAATTGACCCCAATGCCCGGATCGAGTTCCGGCCCAACACCGAGGATGACCCCCACAAGCGCAAGCCTGACATCAACAGGGCGAAGGAACAGCTTGGCTGGGAGCCTAAGATCGCCCTCCGCCAGGGCCTTCCTCTCATGGTCTCTGACTTCCGCAAGCGAATCTTTGGCGACCACACGGGCTCTGATGCCACCACCACTGGAACCGGCACTGCTTGA